A part of Streptomyces sp. NBC_01451 genomic DNA contains:
- a CDS encoding RNA polymerase sigma factor SigF has protein sequence MRNGDGPVRDEERGTRELPAAGSDGPDGQRSTADAISGIAGISGIPEQARPHPEENPPEAGFMDDGQLDREGAVQSAPLEGPSELSPVRADARTPGGSTGGTMSEHERDDAQGTQQTAQPSAQAAQHSPTDRSGARALFYELRALPDGSAEYAELRNRLVRMHLPLVEHLARRFRNRGEPLDDLTQVATIGLIKSVDRFDPDRGVEFSTYATPTVVGEIKRHFRDKGWAVRVPRRLQELRLSLTTATAELSQRHGRSPTVHELAEKLGISEEEVLEGLESANAYSTLSLDVPDTDDESPAVADTLGSYDEALEGVEYRESLKPLLEDLPPREKRILLLRFFGNMTQSQIAQEVGISQMHVSRLLARTLAQLREKLLVEE, from the coding sequence GTGAGGAACGGGGACGGGCCGGTGCGGGACGAAGAGCGCGGCACACGGGAGCTGCCCGCGGCGGGCAGCGACGGCCCGGACGGGCAGCGGAGCACGGCGGACGCCATTTCCGGCATCGCCGGTATCTCCGGCATCCCCGAGCAGGCCCGGCCGCACCCGGAGGAGAACCCCCCGGAGGCGGGCTTCATGGACGACGGGCAGCTGGATCGGGAAGGTGCCGTGCAGAGTGCGCCCCTGGAAGGGCCAAGTGAGCTCTCCCCTGTTCGAGCCGACGCTCGGACTCCGGGAGGGTCGACGGGCGGGACGATGAGCGAGCACGAACGAGACGACGCGCAGGGCACACAGCAGACGGCACAGCCGTCGGCGCAGGCCGCACAGCACTCCCCGACGGACCGCAGCGGAGCGCGCGCCCTCTTCTACGAGCTGCGCGCACTGCCGGACGGCAGCGCCGAGTACGCGGAGCTGCGCAACCGGCTGGTCCGTATGCATCTGCCGCTCGTCGAGCACCTCGCGCGCCGCTTCCGCAACCGCGGTGAGCCGCTGGACGACCTGACCCAGGTCGCGACGATCGGCCTGATCAAGTCGGTCGACCGCTTCGACCCGGACCGCGGTGTCGAGTTCTCGACGTACGCGACCCCGACGGTCGTCGGCGAGATCAAGCGGCACTTCCGTGACAAGGGGTGGGCGGTCCGCGTCCCGCGCAGGCTCCAGGAGCTGCGCCTCTCGCTCACCACGGCGACCGCGGAGCTCTCGCAGCGGCACGGCCGCTCCCCCACGGTCCACGAGCTCGCCGAGAAGCTGGGCATCTCGGAGGAGGAGGTCCTGGAGGGCCTGGAGTCGGCCAACGCCTACTCCACGCTGTCCCTGGACGTTCCCGACACGGACGACGAGTCCCCGGCCGTCGCGGACACCCTGGGCTCGTACGACGAGGCCCTGGAGGGCGTCGAGTACCGCGAGTCGCTCAAGCCTCTCCTGGAGGATCTCCCGCCCCGCGAGAAGCGCATCCTGCTGCTGCGCTTCTTCGGCAACATGACGCAGTCGCAGATCGCGCAGGAGGTCGGCATCTCCCAGATGCACGTCTCCCGCCTGCTGGCCCGGACCCTGGCCCAGCTGCGCGAGAAGCTCCTGGTGGAGGAGTAA
- a CDS encoding N-acetylmuramoyl-L-alanine amidase, whose amino-acid sequence MAPPMSAADFLDRLREEGVVVVEVGDWVHHNRNHKGPWGPVHGVMIHHTVTEGSEYTVELCRAGYAELPGPLCHGVITKDGRVHLVGYGRANHAGLGDDDVLRAVIAEKALPPDNEANTDGNRHFYGFECENLGDGADPWPQAQLDAIEKVAAAVCRHHGWTERSVIGHLEWQPGKIDPRGFTMQWLRERVRDRLK is encoded by the coding sequence ATGGCCCCACCCATGTCCGCTGCCGACTTCCTGGACCGGCTCAGGGAAGAAGGCGTCGTCGTCGTCGAAGTGGGCGACTGGGTCCACCACAACCGCAACCACAAGGGTCCCTGGGGCCCGGTCCACGGCGTGATGATCCATCACACGGTGACCGAGGGCAGCGAGTACACGGTGGAACTCTGCCGGGCGGGCTACGCCGAGCTGCCCGGCCCCCTGTGTCACGGCGTCATCACCAAGGACGGCCGTGTCCATCTGGTCGGCTACGGCAGGGCCAACCACGCGGGCCTGGGCGACGACGACGTCCTGCGCGCGGTGATCGCGGAGAAGGCGCTGCCGCCGGACAACGAGGCCAACACCGACGGCAACCGGCACTTCTACGGCTTCGAGTGCGAGAACCTCGGTGACGGGGCGGATCCCTGGCCGCAGGCCCAGCTCGACGCCATCGAGAAGGTCGCCGCGGCGGTGTGCCGCCACCACGGCTGGACGGAACGGTCGGTGATCGGGCATCTCGAATGGCAGCCCGGCAAGATCGATCCCCGGGGCTTCACCATGCAGTGGCTGAGGGAACGGGTACGGGACCGTTTGAAGTAG
- a CDS encoding family 2 encapsulin nanocompartment cargo protein polyprenyl transferase — MAMTRAHGPAETIGTLDPERRNPIGSPAERPSERSPESGGRERPAVGTGHARQGGSSPVPVRGKGEERTASGGADGQDAALILEQSRTVVDPALRAAIESLPGSMRRVALYHFGWEHADGSPAAGNAGKAIRPALVLTAAAALGGRPEAAVRAAAAVELVHNFTLLHDDVMDRDTTRRHRPTAWTVFGDADAILAGDALQALALRLLAEDPHQASATAAARLASCVVELCEGQHADTAMEKRGPDEVTLDECLVMAEAKTGALLGCACALGALYAGGSAEDVEAMDAFGREAGLAFQLIDDVIGIWGDPSRTGKPAGADLVARKKSLPVVAALASGTPAATELAELYGVPYDEGQEGALERTVLAVERAGGRDWAQLQAADRMARAIHELSRAVPDPEAAGGLLSLAEFVTRRTT; from the coding sequence CTGGCGATGACCCGGGCCCACGGCCCGGCCGAGACCATCGGGACTCTGGATCCGGAGAGGCGGAACCCCATCGGCAGTCCGGCGGAGAGGCCTTCGGAGCGATCACCGGAGTCCGGGGGACGGGAGCGGCCGGCCGTGGGCACAGGGCACGCGAGGCAGGGGGGATCATCCCCCGTACCCGTACGGGGGAAGGGGGAGGAGAGGACGGCGTCCGGCGGGGCGGACGGGCAGGACGCCGCTCTCATCCTGGAACAGTCCCGGACCGTGGTCGATCCCGCGCTGCGCGCGGCGATCGAGTCGCTGCCCGGGTCCATGCGCCGCGTCGCCCTCTACCACTTCGGGTGGGAGCACGCGGACGGCAGTCCGGCGGCGGGCAACGCGGGCAAGGCCATCCGCCCGGCCCTCGTGCTGACCGCCGCCGCGGCACTCGGCGGCCGGCCGGAGGCGGCCGTGCGAGCGGCTGCCGCGGTGGAACTGGTCCACAACTTCACCCTGCTGCACGACGACGTCATGGACCGGGACACCACCCGCAGACACCGGCCCACCGCGTGGACCGTGTTCGGCGACGCCGACGCGATCCTCGCGGGGGATGCCCTGCAGGCCCTGGCGCTGAGGCTGCTCGCCGAGGACCCGCATCAGGCGTCGGCCACCGCCGCCGCCCGGCTCGCGTCCTGCGTCGTCGAACTGTGCGAGGGGCAGCACGCGGACACGGCCATGGAGAAGCGGGGCCCCGACGAGGTCACCCTCGACGAGTGCCTCGTCATGGCCGAGGCCAAGACGGGCGCACTGCTCGGCTGTGCCTGCGCGCTCGGGGCGCTGTACGCGGGCGGGTCGGCGGAGGACGTCGAGGCGATGGACGCGTTCGGCCGGGAGGCCGGGCTCGCCTTTCAGCTCATCGACGACGTGATCGGGATATGGGGGGACCCGAGCCGCACCGGCAAGCCGGCCGGGGCGGATCTGGTCGCCCGCAAGAAGTCCCTGCCCGTGGTCGCCGCACTGGCCTCCGGCACACCGGCGGCCACCGAACTGGCCGAGTTGTACGGAGTTCCGTACGACGAGGGGCAGGAAGGGGCGCTGGAGCGGACGGTGCTCGCCGTCGAGCGGGCGGGCGGCCGGGACTGGGCGCAGCTCCAGGCGGCCGACCGGATGGCCCGCGCGATACACGAACTGTCCCGCGCGGTCCCCGACCCGGAGGCGGCCGGCGGCCTGCTGTCCCTGGCGGAGTTCGTGACCCGCCGCACCACCTGA
- a CDS encoding 1-aminocyclopropane-1-carboxylate deaminase/D-cysteine desulfhydrase — protein MPLPSPLQELADPRFARRSLRLLLKRDDLIHPDLIGNKWRKLVPNLDAAAGRPILTFGGAYSNHLRATATAGRLLGLPTVGVVRGQELAGRPLNPSLAHCAANGMRLHFVDRTTYRHKTDPDTLTAVLRAAGAEDAYVVPEGGSNPLAVRGCRALGEELRGHADVVVVACGTGGTLAGLAAGLAPEQRALGVPVLKGGFLDAEIRALQDLTFGGPRGSWTLDDRFHFGGYARTPPELHAFADDFEARHDVPVERLYVAKMLYGLVTLAEEGAFANGTTVAAVITGRPFP, from the coding sequence GTGCCTCTCCCCAGCCCCCTCCAGGAACTCGCGGACCCCCGCTTCGCCCGTCGCTCCCTCCGGCTGCTCCTCAAGCGCGACGACCTGATCCACCCGGACCTGATCGGCAACAAGTGGCGCAAGCTGGTCCCCAACCTGGACGCCGCCGCCGGCCGGCCGATCCTCACCTTCGGTGGCGCCTACTCCAACCACCTGCGTGCCACAGCCACCGCCGGCCGCCTCCTGGGCCTGCCCACGGTCGGCGTGGTCCGCGGTCAGGAACTCGCCGGCCGCCCCCTCAACCCCTCCCTCGCCCACTGCGCGGCGAACGGCATGCGCCTGCACTTCGTCGACAGAACGACGTACCGGCACAAGACCGACCCCGACACCCTCACCGCCGTCCTGCGGGCGGCCGGCGCCGAGGACGCGTACGTCGTGCCGGAGGGCGGCAGCAACCCTCTCGCCGTACGCGGCTGCCGCGCTCTGGGAGAGGAGCTGCGCGGCCACGCCGACGTCGTCGTCGTGGCCTGCGGCACCGGCGGCACCCTCGCCGGCCTCGCCGCCGGCCTCGCCCCGGAGCAGCGCGCCCTCGGCGTCCCGGTCCTCAAGGGGGGCTTCCTGGACGCGGAGATACGCGCCCTCCAGGACCTCACCTTCGGCGGGCCCCGCGGCTCCTGGACCCTCGACGACCGTTTCCACTTCGGCGGCTACGCCCGTACGCCTCCCGAACTGCACGCCTTCGCCGACGACTTCGAGGCCCGTCACGACGTACCCGTGGAACGTCTCTATGTCGCCAAGATGCTCTACGGACTTGTCACCCTCGCCGAGGAGGGCGCGTTCGCGAACGGAACCACCGTCGCGGCGGTGATCACGGGCCGCCCGTTCCCGTAG
- a CDS encoding anti-sigma regulatory factor → MSQFAGEPATQDFVEVRLPAAGAYLSVLRTATAGLAARLDFTLDEIEDLRIAVDEACAILLQQAVPGSVLSCVFRLIDDSLEVTVSAPTTDGHAPARDTFAWTVLSALAGQVDSTVAEDKTVSISLYKKRGAGPGPA, encoded by the coding sequence GTGTCCCAGTTCGCAGGCGAGCCCGCGACCCAGGACTTCGTCGAAGTCCGGCTGCCGGCCGCGGGTGCCTACCTGTCGGTGCTGCGTACGGCCACGGCCGGCCTCGCGGCCCGTTTGGACTTCACCCTCGACGAGATCGAGGACCTGCGCATCGCGGTGGACGAGGCCTGCGCGATCCTGCTTCAGCAGGCCGTGCCCGGCTCCGTACTCAGCTGTGTGTTCCGACTGATCGACGACTCCCTGGAGGTCACGGTCTCGGCCCCGACCACGGACGGTCACGCCCCCGCGCGCGACACCTTCGCGTGGACCGTCCTGTCGGCCCTCGCCGGCCAGGTCGACTCGACCGTGGCCGAGGACAAGACCGTGTCGATCAGTCTCTACAAGAAGCGCGGCGCGGGACCCGGGCCGGCGTGA
- a CDS encoding VOC family protein codes for MSNGFGTDSGIRWTYAFVDRPVGDLGAAQAFWAAVTGTRVSETRGEQGEFVTLLPGTGDACVKVQGVASGDGGAHLDFAVEDVDAFVGAASALGATVVGAYDGWSVLRSPAGQLFCAVPWHGEAVRPAVVDGSRLDQVSIDIPPAAHGTEVAFWERLTAWDSLAGSLPEFHVLRPPAGLPVRILLQRLGTERPAASAHLDLACADIGATGARHRQLGATVVARHAHWTVMRDPAGGTYCLTGRDPETGGLPKATPTADPAQRPIPYAHATSVGAASGAASG; via the coding sequence ATGAGCAACGGCTTCGGCACCGACAGCGGCATCCGCTGGACCTACGCCTTCGTCGACCGGCCCGTCGGCGATCTCGGCGCCGCCCAGGCGTTCTGGGCCGCCGTCACGGGCACCCGGGTGTCCGAGACCCGGGGTGAGCAGGGCGAGTTCGTGACCCTGCTGCCGGGCACGGGCGACGCCTGCGTCAAGGTCCAGGGGGTGGCCTCCGGGGACGGCGGCGCCCATCTCGACTTCGCCGTCGAGGACGTCGACGCCTTCGTCGGAGCGGCGTCGGCGCTCGGGGCGACGGTCGTCGGGGCGTACGACGGCTGGTCCGTGCTGCGCTCACCCGCAGGGCAGCTGTTCTGCGCCGTGCCCTGGCACGGGGAGGCGGTACGGCCCGCCGTGGTGGACGGCAGCCGCCTCGACCAGGTGTCCATCGACATCCCGCCCGCCGCCCACGGCACGGAAGTCGCCTTCTGGGAGCGCCTCACCGCCTGGGACTCCCTCGCCGGCTCGCTCCCGGAGTTCCACGTGCTCAGGCCTCCGGCCGGCCTCCCGGTCCGCATCCTCCTTCAGCGCCTCGGCACCGAGCGGCCCGCCGCCTCCGCCCACCTGGACCTGGCCTGCGCCGACATCGGGGCGACCGGCGCCCGCCACCGGCAGCTGGGGGCCACGGTCGTCGCCCGGCACGCCCACTGGACGGTCATGCGCGACCCGGCGGGCGGCACGTACTGCCTCACCGGCCGCGACCCGGAGACCGGCGGGCTGCCGAAGGCGACGCCCACGGCCGATCCCGCCCAGCGACCGATCCCGTATGCACACGCCACGAGCGTCGGAGCGGCCTCAGGCGCCGCCTCCGGGTGA
- a CDS encoding GNAT family N-acetyltransferase gives MGVAIRTAGEDDRELVVRLLDGAFQDDPVSGWVFPDPDHRRATHPRLMAAFLDIVLAEGRVDLTEDGTACALWLSVPADTHAENAENDGEEKEEGVEGETGQGDDAARMREAVDPDNERVELIAQLTAGIHPSGRAHEYLWMIGVAPDSQGRGLGTALVQHVLDRCDREGLAAYLEASSARSRTLYERLGFDLLDSPLELPDGPRMWPMWREPQP, from the coding sequence ATGGGCGTGGCGATACGTACGGCGGGCGAGGACGACCGGGAGCTGGTCGTCCGGCTGCTCGACGGGGCGTTCCAGGACGATCCGGTGAGCGGCTGGGTCTTCCCGGACCCGGATCACCGCCGCGCGACGCATCCCAGACTGATGGCCGCCTTCCTGGACATCGTGCTCGCCGAGGGCCGCGTCGACCTCACCGAGGACGGCACGGCATGCGCGCTGTGGCTGTCCGTCCCCGCCGACACCCACGCGGAGAACGCGGAGAACGACGGGGAGGAGAAGGAGGAGGGAGTAGAGGGGGAGACCGGGCAGGGCGACGACGCCGCCCGGATGCGTGAGGCAGTCGATCCCGACAACGAGCGCGTCGAGCTGATCGCGCAGCTCACGGCCGGGATACACCCCTCCGGACGTGCCCACGAATACCTGTGGATGATCGGCGTCGCACCGGACAGCCAGGGCCGGGGACTGGGTACCGCCCTCGTCCAGCACGTCCTGGACCGCTGCGACCGGGAGGGACTGGCCGCCTACCTGGAGGCCAGCAGCGCCCGCAGCCGCACGCTGTACGAGCGGCTCGGCTTCGACCTCCTCGACAGCCCCCTCGAACTCCCGGACGGCCCCCGTATGTGGCCCATGTGGCGCGAGCCCCAGCCCTGA
- a CDS encoding UBP-type zinc finger domain-containing protein yields the protein MKQCTHADALPLPEPQPQNETCPECLAAGTHPVQLRLCLECGHVGCCDSSPMRHATEHHKETGHPVMRTFEPGESWRWCFVDHVLV from the coding sequence ATGAAACAGTGCACGCATGCCGACGCGCTGCCGCTCCCGGAACCCCAGCCGCAGAACGAGACCTGTCCGGAGTGCCTGGCGGCCGGAACCCACCCGGTGCAGTTGCGCCTCTGCCTGGAATGCGGCCATGTCGGCTGTTGCGACTCCTCGCCGATGCGCCACGCGACAGAGCACCACAAGGAGACCGGGCACCCGGTGATGCGGACCTTCGAACCCGGCGAGAGCTGGCGCTGGTGCTTCGTCGACCACGTCCTCGTATGA
- a CDS encoding Na+/H+ antiporter, with protein sequence MHVMPLLLLVAGSAAIAAAGRRTPVPPPLLLVAAGLVFAYVPWVPDYALDPHVVLPLMLPPLLYTAAVDSSYLDLRAQVRPVALLSVGYVLFATLVVGWAAYVIVPGLPLTAALVLGAVVAPPDAVAATAIARRVGLPSRVTTILQGESLVNDATAITAYRVALAAAVGEGATWAGGIGEFLLAAVGGIGIGLVLMMPIHWLRTHLKEALLQNTLSLLIPFAAYAVAEEVHASGVLAVVVVALYLGHRAWEVDFATRLQEEAVWKMVAFVLESTVFALIGLQLPVVLEGLGEYEGADAAWYAVAVFVVVVVTRFAWVYPGTFVPRLLSARIREREPNPTWKGAFVISWAGMRGVVSLAIAFSIPLTMEGGEAFPERNLVLFLTFTTVIGTLVVQGLTLPPLLRLLKLPGRDAQAETLAEANAQAQASRAAQRRLEGLLEDESNTLPPPLADRLRMVLERRQNAVWERLGSVNPVTGETVDDTYRRLSREMISAEREVFVRLRDGRHIDDEMLRTLLRRLDLEEAAAFREAE encoded by the coding sequence ATGCATGTGATGCCACTGCTCCTGCTGGTCGCGGGCAGCGCCGCCATTGCCGCCGCGGGCCGCCGCACCCCTGTTCCGCCCCCGCTGCTGCTGGTCGCCGCCGGCCTGGTGTTCGCGTACGTCCCCTGGGTGCCCGACTACGCGCTCGACCCGCATGTGGTCCTGCCGCTGATGCTGCCCCCGCTGCTGTACACGGCGGCCGTCGACAGCTCGTACCTCGACCTGCGCGCGCAAGTGAGGCCCGTGGCACTGCTGTCGGTGGGGTACGTGCTCTTCGCGACCCTCGTCGTCGGCTGGGCCGCCTATGTGATCGTGCCCGGGCTGCCGCTGACCGCCGCGCTGGTGCTCGGTGCGGTGGTGGCCCCGCCGGACGCCGTCGCGGCGACGGCGATCGCGCGCCGGGTGGGGCTGCCGTCGCGGGTCACCACCATTCTCCAGGGCGAGTCCCTGGTGAACGACGCCACCGCGATCACCGCGTACCGCGTCGCTCTCGCGGCGGCCGTCGGGGAGGGCGCGACCTGGGCGGGCGGGATCGGCGAGTTCCTGCTCGCGGCCGTCGGCGGCATCGGGATCGGGCTGGTCCTGATGATGCCGATCCACTGGCTGCGCACCCACCTGAAGGAAGCGCTGCTCCAGAACACCCTCTCCCTGCTGATCCCGTTCGCGGCGTACGCGGTCGCCGAGGAGGTGCACGCCTCCGGGGTCCTCGCGGTGGTGGTCGTGGCGCTCTATCTGGGTCACCGCGCGTGGGAGGTCGATTTCGCGACCCGCCTTCAGGAGGAGGCGGTCTGGAAAATGGTCGCCTTCGTACTCGAATCGACCGTCTTCGCCCTGATCGGGCTCCAACTGCCGGTCGTCCTGGAAGGACTTGGGGAGTACGAGGGTGCCGACGCCGCCTGGTACGCGGTCGCCGTCTTCGTCGTGGTCGTCGTCACCCGGTTCGCCTGGGTCTATCCCGGGACGTTCGTGCCCCGGCTGCTGTCGGCGCGGATCCGGGAACGCGAACCGAACCCGACCTGGAAGGGCGCGTTCGTCATCTCCTGGGCCGGGATGCGGGGGGTCGTCTCGCTGGCCATCGCCTTCTCGATCCCGCTCACGATGGAGGGCGGCGAGGCGTTCCCGGAACGGAACCTGGTGCTCTTCCTGACCTTCACGACGGTCATCGGCACCCTGGTCGTCCAGGGTCTGACACTCCCGCCCCTGCTCCGGCTGCTGAAGCTGCCCGGGCGGGACGCGCAGGCCGAGACGCTCGCGGAGGCGAACGCCCAGGCGCAGGCGTCCAGGGCGGCACAGCGGCGCCTGGAGGGCCTGCTGGAGGACGAGAGCAACACGCTGCCGCCCCCGCTGGCCGACCGGCTGCGCATGGTGCTGGAGCGCAGACAGAACGCCGTCTGGGAGCGGCTGGGCTCGGTCAACCCCGTGACCGGCGAGACGGTGGACGACACCTACCGGCGGCTGTCCCGCGAGATGATCAGCGCGGAGCGGGAGGTGTTCGTGCGGCTGCGGGACGGCCGCCACATCGACGACGAGATGCTGCGGACCCTGCTGCGACGGCTGGACCTGGAGGAGGCGGCGGCGTTCAGGGAGGCGGAGTAG
- a CDS encoding family 2B encapsulin nanocompartment shell protein: protein MSVGEEIRTEQDKPQQSLGTSAARNLATTTKSVPQMQEISSRWLLRMLPWVNVQGGAYRVNRRLTYSVGDGRLTFVKTGDRVEVVPAELSELPALRDYEDEEVFAELARRCQQREFAPGSEIASFGSANDEVFLLAHGKVEKIGTGPYGDDTELGMLADGAYFGDQALLDPDALWEYTARAVTTCIVLTLSRQHFEQVAERADSLREHLRALSAIPEQSANRYGEKQIDLAAGHHGEADIPRTFVDYEAKPREYELSIAQTVLRIHSRVADLYNQPMNQTEQQLRLTVEALKERQEHELINNREFGLLSNCEYDQRLQPHDGVPSPDDLDELLSRRRGTKFLLAHPRAISAIGRELNKRGLVPETIDMSGNRIPTWRGVPIFPCNKIPVTEARTTSIIAMRTGEDEQGVIGLQQAGIPDEIEPSLSVRFMGINEQAVINYLVTAYYSAAVLVPDALGVLENVEIGRWR, encoded by the coding sequence ATGTCGGTAGGCGAAGAGATCCGCACGGAGCAGGACAAGCCGCAGCAGAGTCTCGGCACTTCGGCCGCGCGGAATCTGGCCACCACCACCAAATCCGTACCCCAGATGCAGGAGATCAGCTCACGCTGGCTGCTGCGGATGCTTCCCTGGGTGAACGTGCAGGGTGGTGCATACCGTGTGAACCGGCGGCTCACCTACTCCGTGGGAGACGGCCGTCTGACGTTCGTGAAGACGGGCGACCGCGTGGAAGTGGTCCCCGCCGAACTGTCCGAGTTGCCGGCGCTGCGGGACTACGAGGACGAGGAGGTGTTCGCCGAACTGGCCAGGCGTTGCCAGCAGCGGGAGTTCGCACCCGGCTCGGAGATCGCCTCCTTCGGCAGCGCGAACGACGAGGTGTTCCTGCTGGCCCACGGCAAGGTCGAGAAGATCGGCACGGGCCCGTACGGCGACGACACCGAACTCGGCATGCTGGCCGACGGCGCCTACTTCGGCGACCAGGCGCTCCTCGACCCCGATGCCCTGTGGGAGTACACGGCCCGCGCGGTCACCACATGCATCGTGCTGACACTCTCCCGTCAGCACTTCGAGCAGGTCGCCGAGCGTGCCGACTCGCTGCGCGAGCACCTCCGGGCGCTGAGCGCGATCCCGGAGCAGAGCGCCAACAGGTACGGCGAGAAGCAGATCGACCTCGCGGCCGGTCACCACGGCGAGGCGGACATCCCGCGCACGTTCGTCGACTACGAGGCGAAGCCCCGCGAGTACGAACTGAGCATCGCCCAGACGGTGCTGCGCATCCACTCCCGCGTGGCCGACCTCTACAACCAGCCGATGAACCAGACCGAGCAGCAACTCCGGCTCACGGTCGAGGCACTGAAGGAGCGCCAGGAGCACGAACTCATCAACAACCGGGAGTTCGGGCTCCTCAGCAACTGCGAGTACGACCAGCGGCTCCAGCCGCACGACGGCGTGCCCAGCCCCGACGACCTGGACGAACTGCTCAGCAGGCGGCGCGGGACCAAGTTCCTGCTCGCCCACCCGCGCGCGATCTCCGCGATCGGCCGTGAGCTGAACAAGCGCGGACTCGTCCCCGAGACGATCGACATGAGCGGCAACCGCATCCCCACCTGGCGCGGGGTGCCGATCTTCCCGTGCAACAAGATCCCGGTCACCGAGGCCCGTACGACCTCGATCATCGCCATGCGTACCGGCGAGGACGAGCAGGGGGTCATCGGGCTCCAGCAGGCCGGCATCCCGGACGAGATCGAGCCCAGCCTGTCCGTGCGGTTCATGGGCATCAACGAACAGGCGGTCATCAACTACCTGGTGACGGCCTACTACTCGGCGGCAGTCCTGGTGCCGGACGCCCTCGGAGTGCTGGAGAACGTCGAGATCGGCCGCTGGCGATGA
- a CDS encoding DUF952 domain-containing protein, translating to MSSSHILHITERSLWDAAREQGAYEMSTRGRTLREQGFVHCSTRAQLPAVAAFLYGSYDGPDDLVVLVVDPALLDVPLKYEAPDPGGEEFPHVYGPIPVAAVVDVEAWG from the coding sequence ATGTCCTCATCGCACATACTCCACATCACCGAACGCTCCCTCTGGGACGCGGCCCGCGAGCAAGGCGCGTACGAGATGTCGACGCGTGGCCGCACCCTCCGGGAGCAGGGCTTCGTCCACTGCTCGACCCGAGCCCAACTCCCGGCCGTGGCAGCCTTCCTGTACGGCTCCTACGACGGCCCCGACGACCTGGTGGTGCTGGTCGTGGACCCCGCACTGCTCGACGTGCCCCTGAAGTACGAGGCCCCGGACCCGGGCGGCGAGGAGTTCCCGCACGTGTACGGGCCGATCCCGGTGGCAGCCGTGGTCGACGTCGAGGCCTGGGGGTGA
- a CDS encoding diacylglycerol/lipid kinase family protein, whose protein sequence is MRALLVVNPAATTTSARTRDVLTHALASEMKLEAVTTEYRGHARDLGRQAAESKDIELVVALGGDGTVNEVVNGLLHNGPDPDRLPRLAVVPGGSTNVFARALGLPNDAVEATGVLLDALREDRERTVGLGVARGTQGTEDESVPERWFTFCAGLGFDAGVIGRVEQQRERGRKSTHSLYLRQVVRQFLGEANRRHGTITLEQPGIDPVTDLVLSIVCNTSPWTYLGNRPVYASPKASFDTGLDVLGLSRMSTGAVARYGMQLLTSSPERGPHGRHATSLHDLTDFTLHSKVPLPLQMDGDHLGLRTSLTFTGVRRALRVIV, encoded by the coding sequence ATGCGTGCACTTCTCGTGGTCAATCCGGCGGCTACCACCACAAGCGCACGTACGCGCGATGTGCTGACCCATGCTCTCGCGAGCGAGATGAAACTCGAGGCGGTCACCACCGAGTACCGGGGGCACGCGCGTGACCTCGGCCGCCAGGCGGCGGAGAGCAAGGACATCGAGCTGGTCGTCGCCCTCGGCGGCGACGGGACGGTCAACGAGGTCGTGAACGGCCTTCTGCACAACGGGCCCGACCCGGACCGGCTGCCCCGTCTGGCCGTGGTCCCCGGCGGCTCCACGAACGTCTTCGCCCGCGCCCTCGGTCTGCCCAACGACGCCGTGGAGGCCACCGGCGTCCTTCTGGACGCCCTGCGCGAGGACCGGGAGCGCACGGTGGGCCTCGGTGTCGCGAGAGGCACACAGGGCACCGAGGACGAGTCGGTGCCGGAGCGCTGGTTCACTTTCTGTGCCGGACTGGGGTTCGACGCAGGTGTGATCGGCCGGGTGGAACAGCAGCGGGAACGCGGCCGTAAATCCACACATTCCCTTTACCTGCGGCAGGTTGTGCGCCAATTCCTCGGAGAGGCCAACCGCCGGCACGGCACAATCACCCTGGAACAGCCGGGCATTGATCCGGTGACGGATCTGGTGCTGTCCATAGTCTGCAACACGTCCCCGTGGACGTATCTGGGCAATCGTCCGGTGTACGCGTCACCTAAGGCTTCGTTCGATACCGGGCTCGACGTACTCGGTCTCAGCCGCATGTCGACGGGCGCGGTTGCCCGGTATGGCATGCAGTTGCTCACTTCGTCCCCCGAACGGGGACCCCATGGCAGGCACGCCACCTCCCTGCACGACCTGACGGACTTCACCTTGCATTCGAAGGTCCCTCTGCCCCTCCAGATGGACGGCGACCACCTGGGACTGCGAACGAGCTTGACGTTCACAGGCGTACGCCGTGCACTGCGTGTGATTGTGTGA